In Flagellatimonas centrodinii, a single window of DNA contains:
- a CDS encoding flavin-containing monooxygenase, whose translation MKNNHFDVLIIGAGLSGIGAACHLVRECPKKSFAVLERREAIGGTWDLFRYPGIRSDSDMYSFGYSFRPWTEPRVLADGPSIRRYVNETAQEYGVDKHIRFGRKVLSADWSSALGVWTVEALDEQTGKAERYTAGFVIGCTGYYNYDAGYRPDFPGEKDFKGQIVHPQHWPETLDYKGKRVVVIGSGATAITLVPSMADTAEHVTMLQRSPTYILTVPAVDPIARNLQRLLPSKLAYRLNRGRNIAINRLLYRMARARPKVVKRLLLGLVRKQLGGTIDMRHFTPHYNPWDERLCVVPNGDLFKALRSGRASMATDHIERFTKTGIQLKSGEHLDADIIVTATGLDVQMLGGVKMAVDGEPVQINQLLTYKGVLVEGIPNAAIVFGYTNISWTLKADIASEYVCRLLKHMDRKGYTRVVPRDHGDNLTDDTVLGALSSGYIRRSADRLPRQGREMPWQVRQDYVRDAPMLRFGDIEDGCLEFVRGSAAPVATAPPARAAAG comes from the coding sequence ATGAAAAACAATCACTTCGATGTGCTGATTATCGGCGCAGGCTTGTCTGGCATCGGCGCGGCCTGCCATCTGGTCCGCGAGTGCCCGAAGAAGTCGTTTGCGGTACTGGAGCGGCGCGAGGCGATCGGCGGTACCTGGGACCTGTTCCGCTACCCCGGCATCCGCTCCGATTCCGACATGTACAGCTTCGGCTACAGCTTCCGGCCGTGGACTGAACCGCGGGTGCTCGCCGACGGGCCCTCGATTCGCCGCTATGTCAATGAAACTGCTCAGGAATATGGCGTCGACAAGCACATCCGCTTCGGTCGCAAGGTGCTCAGCGCCGATTGGTCCAGCGCCCTTGGGGTGTGGACCGTGGAGGCGCTCGACGAACAGACCGGCAAGGCCGAGCGCTACACCGCGGGCTTCGTCATCGGCTGCACCGGGTACTACAACTATGACGCCGGCTATCGGCCGGATTTTCCCGGCGAAAAGGACTTCAAGGGCCAGATCGTGCATCCCCAGCATTGGCCCGAAACGCTCGACTACAAGGGCAAGCGGGTGGTGGTGATCGGCAGTGGTGCCACTGCCATCACCCTGGTGCCGTCGATGGCCGACACCGCCGAACACGTCACCATGCTGCAGCGATCCCCCACCTACATCCTCACGGTTCCGGCCGTCGATCCGATCGCGCGCAACCTGCAGCGGCTGCTGCCGAGCAAGCTGGCCTACCGCCTCAACCGCGGGCGCAACATCGCGATCAACCGCTTGCTCTATCGCATGGCCCGCGCGCGGCCCAAGGTGGTCAAGCGGCTGCTGCTCGGCCTGGTGCGCAAGCAGCTGGGCGGCACCATCGACATGCGCCACTTCACGCCGCACTACAACCCCTGGGATGAACGTCTCTGCGTGGTGCCCAACGGCGATCTGTTCAAGGCGCTGCGCAGTGGCCGGGCGTCGATGGCGACCGATCACATCGAGCGTTTCACCAAGACCGGCATTCAGCTGAAGTCGGGCGAACATCTCGACGCCGACATCATCGTCACCGCCACCGGGCTTGATGTGCAGATGCTCGGCGGGGTGAAGATGGCGGTGGATGGCGAACCGGTGCAGATCAACCAGCTGCTGACCTACAAGGGGGTGCTGGTCGAAGGCATCCCCAATGCCGCCATCGTCTTCGGCTACACCAACATCTCGTGGACGCTGAAAGCCGACATCGCCAGCGAATACGTGTGCCGCCTGCTCAAACACATGGACCGCAAGGGCTACACCCGCGTGGTGCCACGCGATCATGGCGACAACCTCACCGATGACACTGTGCTCGGCGCACTGTCATCGGGGTACATCCGCCGTTCCGCCGACCGCCTGCCGCGACAGGGGCGGGAAATGCCCTGGCAGGTGCGCCAGGACTACGTCCGGGATGCGCCGATGCTGCGGTTCGGCGATATCGAGGACGGCTGCCTCGAGTTCGTTCGTGGCAGCGCCGCGCCGGTGGCGACCGCACCCCCGGCACGGGCTGCCGCCGGGTAG
- a CDS encoding acetoacetate decarboxylase family protein — protein MNPPAPPTVTDAPAPWALTGRGYISLLRFPEGHPAQDAFVPPQLAGQRGRGRQALLMFVDYQQSAVGPYHELLFIPGGFPFADGRRHLSISRIFVSSMDSVVNGRRNWGIPKELAQFDVRYRDGGLDRVRLSQGGTVFAELDYSRFPLSLPFTTALVPRAWRTLGQQYEGQTFIYTPSAQGWVRPGRLRAARIDPAVFPDVGAARDLFTVEVPRFAMRFPVANRPT, from the coding sequence ATGAACCCGCCCGCCCCGCCGACCGTGACCGATGCACCTGCGCCCTGGGCACTGACCGGCCGCGGCTATATCTCGTTGCTGCGATTCCCCGAGGGCCATCCGGCACAGGATGCCTTCGTGCCGCCGCAGTTGGCTGGGCAACGGGGGCGGGGGCGCCAGGCTCTGCTGATGTTTGTCGACTACCAGCAGTCCGCCGTCGGGCCGTATCACGAGCTGCTGTTCATCCCCGGCGGCTTCCCGTTTGCCGACGGGCGCCGGCATCTGTCGATCAGCCGCATCTTTGTGTCGAGCATGGACAGCGTGGTCAACGGCCGTCGCAACTGGGGGATCCCCAAGGAGCTCGCGCAGTTCGACGTGCGCTATCGCGACGGCGGACTCGACCGGGTGCGGTTGTCGCAGGGGGGCACGGTGTTTGCCGAGCTCGACTACAGCCGCTTTCCGCTGTCGCTGCCGTTCACCACAGCATTGGTGCCGCGGGCCTGGCGCACGCTGGGGCAGCAATATGAGGGCCAGACCTTCATCTACACCCCGTCGGCGCAGGGCTGGGTCCGGCCGGGGCGCTTGCGGGCGGCGCGAATCGACCCGGCGGTGTTTCCCGACGTCGGCGCCGCCCGCGACCTGTTCACCGTCGAGGTGCCACGTTTCGCCATGCGCTTCCCGGTCGCCAACCGCCCCACCTGA
- a CDS encoding SDR family NAD(P)-dependent oxidoreductase, with protein MKLADHVFLVTGGASGLGEATVRRFVAAGARAVIADFNEARGQAVADELGEAVRFIKCDVGAAADAEAAVKAAIDAFGRIDGVINCAGIGTPAKAVGKGGPLPLEQFERVIRVNLTGSFNMIRVAAAAMQEQTANDEGERGVIINTASVAAYDGQIGQPAYAASKAGVVGMTLPLAREFARAGIRVVTIAPGLFITPMMESLPAEAQASLGSQVPFPSRLGRPEEYAQLAQSIVENAMLNGETIRLDGAIRMAPR; from the coding sequence ATGAAACTTGCGGATCACGTCTTTCTGGTCACCGGGGGCGCCTCCGGACTGGGCGAGGCCACGGTACGTCGCTTCGTTGCCGCCGGCGCACGCGCCGTCATCGCCGACTTCAACGAGGCCCGTGGCCAGGCGGTTGCCGACGAACTCGGCGAGGCAGTGCGCTTCATCAAGTGCGATGTCGGCGCCGCTGCCGATGCCGAGGCCGCGGTCAAGGCCGCCATCGATGCCTTCGGGCGGATCGACGGCGTGATCAACTGCGCCGGTATCGGCACGCCGGCCAAGGCCGTCGGCAAGGGCGGCCCGCTGCCGCTGGAACAATTCGAACGGGTGATCCGCGTCAACCTCACCGGCTCGTTCAACATGATCCGGGTGGCCGCTGCCGCCATGCAGGAACAGACCGCCAATGACGAGGGGGAGCGCGGCGTCATCATCAATACCGCCTCGGTGGCAGCCTACGATGGCCAGATCGGCCAGCCCGCCTATGCCGCCTCCAAGGCCGGCGTGGTGGGGATGACGCTGCCGTTGGCGCGCGAGTTTGCCCGCGCCGGAATTCGCGTGGTCACCATCGCCCCTGGCCTGTTCATCACCCCGATGATGGAGTCACTACCGGCCGAGGCGCAGGCCTCACTCGGCAGTCAGGTGCCGTTCCCCTCGCGGCTGGGGCGCCCCGAGGAGTACGCCCAACTGGCCCAGTCGATCGTTGAAAACGCGATGCTCAACGGTGAAACCATTCGCCTCGATGGCGCCATTCGCATGGCCCCGCGCTGA
- a CDS encoding AMP-binding protein: MTEPTLQTPLSRLYHWEKTRPDTPHFIQPMGGGTVVTLTWAQAADQARRMATYLRSLDLPAGSRIALIGKNTAHWIISDWAIWMAGHVSVPLYPTLNAETVRYILEHSEAQRVIVGKLDDWAMMKPGVPEDLPVITLPLAPDTAGERWDDIIARTAPMTDSPDRGLEELATIVYTSGSTGRPKGVMQSFHAFAVCGTLMHQVITTSEDDRMISYLPLAHVAERVVVANASTYHGFQVFFAESLDTFVADLQRARPTIFFSVPRLWTKFQLGVTQKLPKRKQDILFRIPLLGRKVKRKILEGLGLEHVRIAITGAAPLPPTSVAWYRSLGLDLLEAYGMSENMAYSHFTLPGRERVGYVGHSNPQVQCRIGDNGEILVKSPGQMMGYYKAPEQTAESVTEDGYFRTGDMGEIDAEGRLRITGRVKELFKTSKGKYVAPVPIENLLGAHPAVEAVCVGGANQPATFALVLPAEEVRKRCDDSAAATRLSEELTALIERTNAALDPHEHLQFAVVVREPWTIDNGALTPTMKIRRNVIESRYESQVDDWFKRREKVIWER; the protein is encoded by the coding sequence ATGACTGAACCGACGCTGCAGACACCGTTGTCCCGTCTTTACCATTGGGAGAAGACGCGGCCCGATACCCCCCACTTCATCCAGCCCATGGGGGGCGGCACGGTGGTGACGCTGACCTGGGCACAGGCCGCTGATCAGGCACGCCGCATGGCCACCTACCTGCGGTCGCTGGATCTGCCGGCCGGCAGCCGCATCGCCCTGATCGGCAAGAACACCGCACACTGGATCATCAGCGACTGGGCGATCTGGATGGCCGGCCATGTGTCGGTACCGCTGTACCCGACACTGAATGCGGAGACCGTACGCTACATCCTCGAGCACAGCGAGGCGCAACGGGTCATCGTCGGCAAGCTCGATGATTGGGCGATGATGAAACCCGGGGTGCCGGAAGACCTGCCGGTGATCACCCTGCCGCTGGCCCCCGATACCGCGGGCGAACGCTGGGACGACATCATCGCCCGCACCGCGCCAATGACGGACTCGCCTGATCGCGGCCTGGAGGAACTGGCGACCATTGTCTACACCTCCGGCAGCACCGGACGGCCGAAAGGCGTGATGCAGAGTTTCCATGCGTTCGCCGTATGCGGCACGCTGATGCACCAGGTCATCACCACCTCCGAAGACGACCGGATGATCTCCTACCTGCCGCTGGCACACGTTGCCGAGCGGGTGGTGGTGGCCAATGCCAGTACGTATCACGGCTTCCAGGTGTTCTTTGCCGAGTCGCTCGACACCTTCGTGGCCGACCTGCAGCGGGCCCGCCCTACCATCTTCTTCTCGGTGCCACGGCTGTGGACCAAGTTTCAGCTCGGGGTCACCCAGAAGCTGCCGAAACGCAAACAGGACATCCTGTTCCGCATCCCGCTGCTGGGGCGCAAGGTCAAACGCAAGATCCTCGAAGGGCTGGGGCTGGAACATGTGCGGATCGCCATCACCGGTGCCGCGCCCCTGCCGCCGACCAGTGTGGCCTGGTACCGCAGTCTGGGGCTGGACCTGCTGGAAGCCTATGGCATGAGCGAGAACATGGCCTATTCACACTTCACCCTTCCCGGTCGGGAACGGGTCGGCTATGTCGGCCACAGCAATCCGCAGGTGCAGTGCCGGATCGGCGACAACGGCGAAATTCTGGTGAAGAGCCCCGGCCAGATGATGGGCTACTACAAAGCCCCCGAACAGACCGCAGAAAGCGTGACCGAGGACGGCTACTTCCGCACCGGCGACATGGGCGAGATTGATGCCGAGGGCCGGCTGCGTATCACCGGCCGGGTGAAGGAGCTATTCAAGACCAGCAAGGGCAAGTATGTCGCGCCAGTGCCGATCGAAAACCTGCTCGGCGCGCATCCAGCGGTGGAAGCGGTGTGCGTCGGTGGCGCAAACCAGCCCGCCACCTTCGCGTTGGTACTGCCGGCGGAAGAGGTGCGCAAACGCTGCGACGACAGTGCCGCCGCCACCCGCCTGTCGGAGGAACTGACCGCCTTGATCGAGCGCACCAACGCGGCGCTCGACCCGCATGAACACCTGCAATTCGCGGTGGTGGTGCGCGAGCCGTGGACCATCGACAACGGCGCCCTGACGCCGACCATGAAGATTCGTCGCAACGTCATCGAGAGCCGTTACGAATCGCAGGTCGACGACTGGTTCAAGCGCCGTGAAAAGGTGATCTGGGAACGCTGA
- a CDS encoding flavin-containing monooxygenase: MDGSTGNAPLAVAIIGTGFGGLGMAWQLRQLGIDDFVMLEKAQDLGGTWRENRYPGAACDVPSHLYSFSFESRYPWAHRYAKQGEILDYQRHCARKFDLMRHIRFGAEVQRARFDEARGLWQLTLASGETLEAVTVVSAVGQLHRPAIPAIPGRETFKGRQFHSATWDPDYDFRGKRVAVIGTGASAVQFVPELAREAAQMHVFQRTPGWVAPKFDKAFSPLEHRLLKWLPWLYDLDRARIYWITEALAYAYQGHRWAERLITGLSKLQLRVQVRDPALRQRLTPDYPIGCKRLLLTTDWLRALVRPNVEVVSDRVTAITDTGVQTADGQLREVDALVYGTGFAATQFLTPMQVTGRQGRDLHQDWAGGAEAYLGMAVSGFPNFFLLYGPNTNVGSGSIIYMLECQQRYLGQLILAARKGGAPVEVRPEAQTAFAREMQARSADTTFSGSCQSWYKTADGRNTNNWVGLMREYRQRTAMPDLAAYRTVPTATATA; encoded by the coding sequence ATGGACGGCAGCACCGGCAACGCACCTCTGGCAGTGGCCATCATCGGCACCGGCTTTGGCGGGCTGGGCATGGCCTGGCAGTTGCGACAGCTCGGCATCGACGATTTCGTGATGCTGGAGAAAGCCCAGGACCTCGGCGGGACCTGGCGCGAGAACCGCTATCCCGGGGCGGCCTGCGACGTGCCCTCGCACCTGTATTCGTTCTCGTTCGAGTCGCGCTACCCCTGGGCGCACCGCTACGCCAAGCAGGGCGAGATTCTCGACTATCAGCGCCACTGCGCCCGCAAGTTCGACCTGATGCGTCACATCCGCTTCGGTGCCGAGGTGCAGCGTGCCCGTTTCGATGAAGCGCGCGGGCTCTGGCAGCTGACCCTGGCCTCCGGCGAGACACTCGAGGCGGTGACCGTGGTCAGTGCGGTCGGCCAGTTGCACCGGCCGGCGATTCCGGCGATCCCCGGGCGCGAGACCTTCAAGGGCCGGCAGTTCCACTCGGCCACCTGGGACCCGGACTACGACTTTCGCGGCAAGCGGGTGGCGGTGATCGGCACCGGCGCCAGCGCCGTGCAGTTCGTGCCGGAACTGGCGCGTGAGGCGGCGCAGATGCATGTGTTCCAGCGCACCCCCGGATGGGTGGCGCCGAAATTCGACAAGGCGTTCTCGCCGCTCGAGCACCGCCTGCTGAAGTGGCTGCCATGGCTCTACGACCTCGATCGCGCACGCATCTACTGGATCACCGAGGCGCTGGCCTATGCCTATCAGGGACATCGTTGGGCAGAGCGCCTGATCACCGGGCTGTCGAAGTTGCAGCTGCGGGTCCAGGTGCGCGACCCGGCCCTGCGTCAGCGACTGACGCCGGACTATCCGATCGGCTGCAAGCGGTTGCTGCTCACCACCGATTGGTTGCGGGCGCTGGTGCGGCCGAACGTCGAGGTGGTCAGTGACCGTGTCACCGCCATCACCGACACCGGCGTACAAACCGCCGACGGTCAGCTGCGCGAGGTCGATGCACTGGTCTACGGCACCGGCTTTGCCGCCACCCAGTTCCTGACGCCGATGCAGGTGACCGGCCGCCAGGGTCGTGATCTGCATCAGGACTGGGCCGGCGGCGCCGAGGCCTATCTGGGCATGGCGGTGTCAGGCTTCCCCAACTTCTTCTTGCTGTACGGCCCCAACACCAATGTTGGCTCCGGTTCCATCATCTACATGCTGGAATGCCAGCAGCGTTATCTGGGGCAGCTGATTCTGGCGGCCCGCAAAGGCGGCGCACCGGTAGAGGTCCGCCCGGAAGCGCAGACCGCGTTCGCCCGCGAGATGCAGGCGCGCAGTGCCGACACCACCTTCAGTGGTAGTTGTCAGAGCTGGTACAAGACCGCGGATGGCCGCAACACCAACAACTGGGTGGGTCTGATGCGTGAGTATCGGCAACGGACTGCCATGCCCGACCTCGCGGCCTACCGGACGGTGCCGACCGCTACCGCGACCGCCTGA
- a CDS encoding AraC family transcriptional regulator — MADPAARADPQVSRSIVSVQLMMRLATDHGLDVVRGLAGSGISAATLMDPQAEIQPQQELKVIENLVAGLPRVPDLGLQAGLRYHLSLYGVWGFALATSPTLRELTDVATRYLDLSFAFIRFDIGLRDQRPTVDLQTDALPPAVRQFVLERDFAAMVNALTEVLPGASLFEAVDFSFAQPAYADAFRRLCGVTPRFGQPDNRVFLRPASLDQPLPQGNALVSRACEDYCRRLLARKREHVGLAARVRQRLLRDPQRMPGIEALAREFNMAPRSLRRRLDEEGTRFRDLTEDVRQSLARDLLRNADLKLDEIAERLGYAEAASFIHAFRRWTGMTPSVFRSTPRSG; from the coding sequence ATGGCCGACCCCGCCGCCCGCGCCGATCCGCAGGTTTCCCGCAGCATCGTCAGTGTGCAGCTGATGATGCGGCTGGCCACCGATCATGGCCTGGACGTGGTACGCGGGCTCGCCGGCAGCGGCATCTCAGCCGCCACGCTGATGGACCCGCAGGCCGAGATTCAACCGCAGCAGGAGCTGAAGGTGATCGAAAACCTGGTGGCCGGTCTGCCCCGGGTTCCCGACCTCGGCCTGCAGGCCGGCTTGCGCTACCACCTGTCGCTCTACGGCGTCTGGGGCTTTGCGCTGGCCACCAGCCCGACCTTGCGGGAGTTGACCGATGTGGCCACGCGCTACCTTGATCTCAGCTTCGCCTTCATCCGTTTCGACATCGGCCTGCGCGACCAGCGCCCCACCGTCGACCTACAGACCGATGCCCTGCCGCCGGCGGTCCGGCAGTTCGTGCTGGAGCGCGACTTTGCCGCTATGGTCAACGCGCTCACCGAGGTGCTGCCGGGCGCTTCGCTGTTTGAGGCGGTCGACTTCAGCTTTGCCCAACCCGCCTATGCCGACGCCTTCCGCCGGCTGTGCGGAGTCACCCCGCGGTTCGGGCAGCCCGACAACCGGGTGTTCCTGCGGCCGGCCTCCCTTGACCAGCCGTTGCCGCAGGGCAACGCCCTGGTGTCGCGCGCCTGCGAGGATTACTGCCGCCGCCTGCTGGCCCGCAAACGCGAGCACGTCGGCCTTGCCGCCCGCGTCCGCCAGCGGCTGTTGCGGGACCCGCAGCGGATGCCCGGTATCGAGGCGCTGGCGCGGGAATTCAACATGGCGCCACGCAGCCTACGGCGCCGGCTCGACGAGGAGGGCACCCGGTTCCGCGACCTCACCGAGGACGTCCGCCAGTCACTGGCCCGGGACCTGCTGCGCAACGCCGACCTCAAACTGGATGAAATTGCCGAACGTCTCGGCTATGCCGAAGCCGCGAGCTTCATCCACGCTTTTCGCCGATGGACGGGTATGACCCCGAGCGTCTTTCGCTCAACGCCCCGCTCTGGCTGA
- the acnD gene encoding Fe/S-dependent 2-methylisocitrate dehydratase AcnD, protein MNTEFRTSLPGTDLDYFDTRAAVDRLQPGAYDKLPYTSKVLAENLVRRCDPAILDKALLQLIERKRDLDFPWFPARVVCHDILGQTALVDLAGLRDAIADQGGDPAKVNPVVPVQLIVDHSLAVEHAGFEKDAFAKNRAVEDRRNDDRFHFIDWTKKAFKNVDVIPPGNGIMHQINLERMSPVIYVKDGVAFPDTCVGTDSHTPHVDALGVIAIGVGGLEAENVMLGRASWMRLPDIVGVELTGKPQPGITATDVVLALTEFLRKERVVGAYLEFRGEGAAALTLGDRATISNMAPEYGATAAMFFIDDNTLDYLRLTGREDTQVKLVELYARHTGLWADSLKDAEYERTLHFDLSSVVRNMAGPSNPHKRLATSALAERGIASAWARPEDGSMPDGAVIIAAITSCTNTSNPRNVIAAGLLARNANARGLVRQPWVKSSLAPGSKAVQLYLEEAGLLSELEQLGFGVVAFACTTCNGMSGALDPKIQQEIIDRDLYSVAVLSGNRNFDGRIHPYAKQAFLASPPLVVAYAIAGTIRFDIEKDALGTDADGKPVLLKDIWPSDEEIDAVVKSSVKPEHFRSVYEPMFNFKILDDEGISPLYDWRPQSTYIRRPPYWEGALAGERSLTGMRPLALLPDNITTDHLSPSNAILLDSAAGEYLHKMGLPEEDFNSYATHRGDHLTAQRATFANPKLINEMAVIDGKVKQGSLARIEPEGQVVRMWEAIETYMQRKQPLIIVAGADYGQGSSRDWAAKGVRLAGVEAIAAEGFERIHRTNLIGMGVLPLEFKPGTTRLTLGLDGTETYDVTGALKPRADLDLVIHRKNGETVRVPVTCRLDSDEEVSVYEAGGVLQRFAQDFLESEKAA, encoded by the coding sequence ATGAACACCGAATTCCGCACCTCGCTTCCCGGTACCGACCTCGACTACTTCGACACCCGTGCCGCCGTCGATCGCCTGCAGCCCGGCGCTTACGACAAGCTCCCCTACACCTCGAAGGTGCTGGCGGAAAACCTGGTGCGGCGCTGCGATCCGGCAATTCTCGACAAGGCGCTGCTGCAGTTGATCGAGCGCAAGCGTGATCTCGACTTCCCCTGGTTTCCGGCGCGCGTGGTGTGCCACGACATTCTCGGCCAGACCGCACTGGTCGACCTCGCCGGCCTGCGCGATGCCATCGCCGACCAGGGCGGTGACCCGGCCAAGGTGAACCCGGTGGTGCCGGTGCAGCTGATCGTCGATCACTCGCTGGCGGTCGAGCACGCGGGTTTCGAAAAGGACGCCTTTGCCAAGAACCGTGCGGTGGAAGATCGCCGCAACGATGACCGCTTCCACTTCATCGACTGGACCAAGAAGGCGTTCAAGAATGTCGACGTGATCCCGCCCGGCAACGGCATCATGCATCAGATCAACCTGGAGCGGATGAGCCCGGTGATCTACGTCAAGGACGGCGTCGCCTTCCCCGACACCTGCGTCGGGACCGACAGTCACACCCCGCATGTCGATGCCCTCGGTGTCATCGCCATCGGCGTCGGCGGCCTCGAAGCCGAGAACGTGATGCTCGGGCGGGCCTCGTGGATGCGACTGCCGGATATCGTCGGTGTCGAGCTCACCGGCAAGCCGCAGCCCGGCATCACCGCCACCGACGTGGTGCTGGCGCTGACCGAGTTCCTGCGCAAGGAACGGGTGGTCGGCGCGTATCTGGAATTCCGCGGTGAGGGTGCTGCCGCGCTGACCCTGGGCGACCGCGCCACCATTTCCAACATGGCACCGGAATATGGCGCCACCGCGGCGATGTTCTTCATCGACGACAACACGCTGGACTACCTGCGCCTCACCGGCCGTGAGGACACCCAGGTGAAGTTGGTGGAGCTGTATGCCCGCCACACCGGGTTGTGGGCCGACAGCCTCAAGGATGCCGAGTACGAGCGGACCCTGCACTTCGATCTTTCCAGCGTGGTGCGCAACATGGCGGGGCCTTCCAACCCCCACAAGCGACTGGCGACTTCGGCGCTGGCCGAGCGCGGCATCGCCAGTGCCTGGGCCCGACCGGAAGACGGCAGCATGCCGGATGGCGCGGTGATCATCGCCGCCATCACCAGCTGCACCAACACCTCCAACCCGCGCAATGTGATCGCCGCCGGCCTGCTGGCCCGCAACGCCAATGCGCGCGGCCTGGTGCGCCAGCCGTGGGTGAAGTCATCGCTGGCACCGGGCTCCAAGGCCGTTCAGCTTTACCTGGAGGAAGCGGGTCTGCTGTCGGAGCTGGAGCAACTCGGCTTCGGTGTGGTGGCGTTCGCCTGCACCACCTGCAACGGCATGAGTGGCGCGCTGGACCCGAAGATTCAGCAGGAGATCATCGACCGCGATCTCTACTCGGTGGCGGTGCTCTCCGGCAACCGCAATTTTGACGGTCGCATCCATCCCTATGCCAAGCAGGCCTTCCTCGCCAGCCCGCCGCTGGTGGTGGCCTACGCCATTGCCGGCACCATCCGCTTCGATATCGAAAAGGATGCGCTGGGCACCGATGCCGACGGCAAGCCGGTGTTGCTCAAGGACATCTGGCCGAGCGACGAGGAGATTGATGCCGTCGTCAAATCCAGCGTCAAGCCGGAGCATTTCCGCAGCGTCTACGAGCCGATGTTCAACTTCAAGATTCTCGACGACGAGGGCATCAGCCCGCTGTACGACTGGCGTCCGCAGAGCACCTACATCCGCCGTCCGCCGTACTGGGAAGGCGCGCTGGCCGGCGAGCGCTCGCTCACCGGCATGCGGCCGCTGGCGCTGCTGCCCGACAACATCACCACCGACCACCTGTCGCCGTCCAATGCCATCTTGCTGGACTCCGCTGCCGGCGAGTACCTGCACAAGATGGGCCTGCCGGAAGAGGACTTCAACAGTTACGCCACCCATCGCGGTGACCACCTGACGGCGCAGCGCGCCACCTTTGCCAACCCCAAGCTGATCAACGAAATGGCGGTGATCGACGGCAAGGTGAAGCAGGGTTCGCTGGCACGCATCGAGCCGGAAGGCCAGGTGGTGCGCATGTGGGAAGCCATCGAAACCTACATGCAGCGCAAGCAGCCGCTGATCATCGTCGCCGGTGCCGATTACGGCCAGGGTTCGTCGCGCGACTGGGCGGCCAAGGGCGTGCGGCTGGCCGGGGTGGAAGCCATCGCTGCCGAAGGGTTCGAACGCATCCACCGCACCAACCTCATCGGCATGGGCGTGCTGCCGCTGGAGTTCAAGCCTGGCACCACCCGCCTGACCCTGGGTCTTGACGGCACCGAAACCTACGATGTCACCGGCGCGCTGAAACCCCGCGCCGATCTCGACCTGGTGATTCACCGCAAGAATGGTGAAACCGTGCGTGTGCCGGTGACCTGCCGTCTCGATTCCGACGAGGAAGTGTCGGTCTATGAAGCCGGCGGTGTGCTGCAGCGCTTCGCCCAGGACTTCCTGGAATCGGAAAAGGCGGCCTGA